A single region of the Candidatus Krumholzibacteriia bacterium genome encodes:
- a CDS encoding OmpA family protein — MKTTLIVVALGAALALTGCSNKKLMAEKEAQIEELQTEITRLNQEVNGLEQDVAQQQKMNEQLRSSLADLERQKKILMEEKDGLTHITMDGAATFGSAQALITVDAKNTLDRIWGVLKDYPDRRILIEGHTDNRNIPVDYQTKWATNWELSTARALSVLHYLTGKYKVDYARFAAVGYGPSQPVASNETAAGRAQNRRVVITVGSSAQIAQRMSNPNS, encoded by the coding sequence ATGAAAACCACGCTCATCGTGGTGGCGCTCGGCGCCGCGCTCGCCCTCACCGGGTGTTCCAACAAGAAATTGATGGCCGAGAAGGAAGCCCAGATCGAAGAGCTCCAGACGGAGATTACCCGGCTGAATCAGGAAGTAAACGGCCTGGAACAGGACGTCGCCCAGCAGCAGAAGATGAACGAACAGCTGCGCAGCTCGCTCGCGGATCTGGAGCGGCAGAAGAAGATCCTGATGGAAGAGAAAGACGGGCTCACCCACATCACCATGGACGGTGCCGCTACCTTCGGTTCGGCGCAGGCATTGATCACCGTAGACGCTAAGAACACGCTCGACCGTATCTGGGGCGTGCTCAAGGATTATCCCGACCGGCGCATCCTCATTGAAGGTCACACCGACAACCGGAACATTCCGGTCGACTATCAGACCAAGTGGGCCACCAACTGGGAGCTCTCGACGGCGCGCGCGCTGTCGGTGCTGCACTACCTGACCGGCAAGTACAAGGTGGACTATGCGCGCTTCGCCGCCGTCGGTTACGGCCCCAGCCAGCCGGTGGCCAGCAACGAAACCGCCGCGGGCCGGGCGCAGAACCGCCGCGTCGTGATCACCGTCGGCAGCTCCGCCCAGATCGCGCAGCGGATGTCGAACCCGAACAGCTGA
- the hypF gene encoding carbamoyltransferase HypF: MGARRLNLHIRGVVQGVGFRPTVYRVATGLGLAGWVVNTAAGVEVDVEGPEAAVERFVPELLAAKPPRAIIQGMESRWLDPVGATVFEVRASNVAGSATTLLLPDIATCPDCLHEILDPADRRFGYAFTNCTNCGPRFTIIESLPYDRARTTMAGFDMCPDCRAEYENPADRRFHAQPNACPVCGPRLELWNPSGESLASGGDALHAAANAIRAGEIVAVKGVGGFHLMCDARNDAAVRELRHRKRREEKPFALMLPDLEAARVICRVEAAEEALLASPEAPIVLLARRGDVVAPSVAPGNPYLGVVLPYSPLHHLLMRDLAFPVVATSGNLSDEPIATDEREALDRLAGIADCFLVHNRPIARYADDSIARTIASRPMLLRRARGYAPLPLARVEPGEAILAVGAHLKSTIGFSVDGQLLLSHHLGDLDTPQALAGFQETAQRLPALYQLSPAIVAHDLHPDYASTQFAETLSARRIGVQHHHAHVLACMADNELEGEVLGVSWDGTGFGSDRTIWGGEFLRVRDGGFLRVAHLRTFPLPGGDGAAREPRRSALGLLYAMEGDACFERADTRERLVFTDAEFSLLRQMFATGTGVVATSSAGRLFDGVAALAGVRARSMFEGQAAMELEFAAEGETGDDAYPFALRGADLDWAPMLRAILADRDVGTPVARTSRKFHNTLAEMIVAVAMREQLPRVCLTGGCFQNRLLAEGTIARLTSAGFAPYWHQRVPPNDGGIALGQMVAASRATKGDSEESRADS, translated from the coding sequence ATGGGCGCTCGTCGGCTGAATCTCCACATACGCGGCGTGGTACAGGGGGTCGGGTTCCGGCCCACCGTCTACCGCGTGGCCACCGGTCTGGGACTGGCCGGGTGGGTGGTGAACACCGCGGCCGGCGTGGAGGTGGACGTGGAGGGACCGGAGGCCGCGGTGGAGCGCTTCGTCCCGGAACTGCTGGCGGCAAAACCGCCCCGCGCAATCATCCAAGGCATGGAATCGCGCTGGCTCGATCCGGTGGGCGCGACGGTCTTTGAAGTGCGCGCGTCCAACGTGGCGGGTTCCGCCACCACGCTCCTGCTCCCCGACATCGCCACCTGCCCCGACTGCCTGCACGAGATCCTCGACCCGGCCGATCGCCGGTTTGGCTACGCGTTCACCAACTGCACCAACTGCGGCCCGCGCTTCACCATCATTGAATCGCTGCCCTACGACCGTGCGCGCACCACCATGGCCGGTTTCGATATGTGCCCGGATTGCCGCGCGGAATACGAGAACCCCGCGGACCGGCGCTTCCACGCCCAGCCCAACGCGTGTCCGGTGTGCGGGCCGCGGCTGGAATTATGGAATCCCTCCGGCGAATCTCTCGCTTCGGGTGGCGACGCGCTGCACGCGGCGGCCAACGCCATTCGCGCGGGGGAGATCGTGGCGGTCAAGGGCGTGGGCGGGTTCCACCTGATGTGTGACGCACGCAACGACGCCGCGGTGCGGGAATTGCGGCACCGCAAGCGGCGGGAGGAAAAGCCGTTTGCACTGATGCTCCCCGATCTGGAGGCGGCGCGGGTGATTTGCCGAGTGGAGGCGGCGGAGGAGGCGCTGCTCGCGTCCCCCGAGGCCCCCATCGTGCTGCTCGCGCGGCGCGGGGACGTGGTTGCGCCGTCGGTGGCCCCGGGCAATCCATACCTCGGCGTGGTGCTGCCGTATTCACCGCTGCACCACCTGCTGATGCGCGATCTCGCCTTCCCGGTGGTGGCCACCAGTGGCAACCTCTCCGACGAGCCCATCGCAACCGACGAGCGTGAGGCGCTGGATCGGCTGGCGGGGATCGCCGACTGTTTTCTCGTGCACAACCGTCCCATTGCCCGCTACGCCGACGACTCCATCGCGCGCACCATCGCATCCCGGCCCATGCTGTTGCGGCGCGCGCGCGGGTATGCGCCGCTGCCACTCGCCCGCGTGGAGCCGGGGGAGGCGATCCTCGCGGTGGGTGCGCATCTCAAGAGCACCATCGGCTTCTCGGTGGACGGCCAGTTGCTTCTGAGCCACCACCTGGGTGACCTCGATACTCCGCAGGCGCTGGCGGGCTTTCAAGAAACGGCGCAGCGGCTGCCAGCCCTGTATCAGCTCTCGCCCGCCATCGTGGCGCACGATCTTCACCCCGACTACGCATCCACGCAGTTCGCCGAGACACTTTCCGCGCGGCGGATCGGCGTGCAGCACCACCACGCGCACGTGCTGGCGTGCATGGCGGACAACGAACTCGAGGGGGAGGTGCTGGGCGTGAGCTGGGACGGAACCGGCTTTGGTTCCGACCGGACCATCTGGGGAGGAGAATTCCTGCGCGTGCGCGACGGCGGGTTCCTGCGCGTGGCGCACCTGCGCACGTTCCCGCTACCAGGTGGCGACGGTGCGGCGCGCGAGCCGCGGCGCAGCGCGCTGGGATTGCTGTACGCCATGGAGGGTGACGCCTGCTTCGAGCGCGCGGACACGCGCGAACGCCTGGTGTTCACGGACGCGGAATTCTCGCTGCTGCGCCAGATGTTCGCCACCGGCACCGGCGTGGTGGCCACGTCGAGCGCGGGGCGCCTCTTCGATGGGGTGGCCGCGCTGGCGGGTGTGCGTGCCCGCTCGATGTTCGAAGGGCAGGCGGCCATGGAACTCGAGTTTGCCGCCGAAGGTGAAACAGGAGATGACGCGTATCCCTTTGCGCTGCGCGGCGCCGATCTTGACTGGGCGCCGATGTTGCGGGCGATTCTCGCCGATCGCGATGTGGGAACGCCGGTTGCGCGCACCTCGCGCAAGTTTCACAACACGCTCGCGGAGATGATTGTTGCGGTGGCGATGCGCGAGCAGTTGCCGCGGGTGTGTCTCACGGGTGGATGTTTTCAGAACCGGCTGCTCGCGGAGGGGACGATCGCGCGCCTGACCTCGGCCGGGTTTGCGCCGTACTGGCATCAGCGCGTCCCGCCCAACGATGGCGGTATCGCACTGGGACAAATGGTAGCGGCGTCGCGGGCAACAAAGGGCGATTCAGAGGAATCCCGCGCCGATTCGTGA